The Lepeophtheirus salmonis chromosome 1, UVic_Lsal_1.4, whole genome shotgun sequence genome has a segment encoding these proteins:
- the LOC121127888 gene encoding lactosylceramide 4-alpha-galactosyltransferase-like → MLQLIKTSFTVVIISILLIVNWYIFFSTKFNKYDNLKSISNLLNKELSFPNDSQIPLFVKTIKNHTMFYEVNIPKDTSFFFLETSGRAYLTLKELCALESVAKLHPKRNIFCLMTNKAYERSAPILEIMEKYSNIQILSIDLTYVFKGTVIESLWLKNKIQNSVYFNAHMSDILRYWFVYNYGGTYLDTDIIVLKELPLHYNYAGVENMEPLLVANGVLHFTHHHKLLKMIVADISQNYDGSAWAKNGPLMVTSNLIKLCKGKTMKTINDAKCHNIQLLPPNTFFSIYYPSWKLYFDTSSREIVKKRLNNSLIAHYWGKLSSKTKIKSGMPIHDLALEKCSLTAKYFK, encoded by the exons ATGCTCCAATTGATAAAAACTAGTTTTACGGTTGTAATTAtctctattttattaatagtcaATTGGTACATATTCTTCAGTACTAAA TTCAACAAATATGACAATCTGAAATCCATTTCTAATCTTTTAAACAAAGAACTCTCCTTCCCAAATGATTCTCAAATACCCTTGTTTgttaaaacaatcaaaaatcaCACCATGTTTTACGAAGTAAATATTCCAAAAGACAcgagttttttctttttggaaacatCTGGAAGAGCCTACTTAACATTAAAAGAATTATGTGCTCTTGAGAGTGTAGCTAAGTTACATCCTAAACGAAACATCTTTTGCTTAATGACTAATAAAGCTTACGAAAGAAGTGCACCTATTCTTGAGATCatggaaaaatattctaatattcAAATCCTTAGCATTGATTTAACCTACGTTTTTAAAGGAACGGTCATAGAGAGTCTTTggctgaaaaacaaaattcaaaatagcgTTTACTTTAACGCCCACATGAGtgatattttaagatattgGTTTGTGTATAATTATGGTGGCACTTATTTGGACACGGATATTATTGTTCTTAAGGAATTGCCTCTCCACTATAATTATGCTGGAGTTGAGAACATGGAGCCATTATTAGTTG CGAATGGTGTCTTGCATTTCACTCATCATCACAAACTCCTAAAaatgattgtagctgatatttcccaaaattatgaTGGAAGCGCATGGGCCAAAAATGGACCTCTAATGGTTACATCCAATCTCATCAAACTTTGTAAAGGCAAAACCATGAAAACAATCAATGATGCCAAATGCCATAATATTCAACTCCTTCCtccaaatacatttttctccaTTTATTATCCATCCTGGAAATTGTATTTTGATACTAGCTCAAgggaaattgtaaaaaagagacttaataatagtttaatagCGCACTATTGGGGAAAATTgtcatcaaaaacaaaaataaagtcagGAATGCCTATTCATGACTTGGCTCTGGAAAAATGCTCCCTTACTGccaagtactttaaataa